Below is a window of Pelobates fuscus isolate aPelFus1 chromosome 13, aPelFus1.pri, whole genome shotgun sequence DNA.
AATAAACGTCATATCACATGTAGGAATaaacaataaatcaataaattactattttaatATAAGAATCAAAGATGTCATTTTCCAATGAGGTGATACTGTTCGaaatacactatatggacaaacgcattgggacacctgaccattTAACCAGCAGGGACTTTTAgaacattgcattctaaatacatcaACATTGATATGCAgttggtctccccccccccccctcccctccccattgcAGCTATAACAGCATTCATCGTGTTTCTGTGTGATTTCgttaaatttatttttgtagtaCATAGAGAGGGTTACAAACAAtcctgcaatgccccaacagcagagACAGGCACAACAAGAATAACTGTATAATGTGTATGTGACATTGTGAGATCATAgcactaattttataacatgacaggaggcttcatatttgcttaagtctctctttactagaactccacagcggaacagaaaaaacaaccaatcagaaaaaagttaggtactggGGCGTGGCCTAACCACGGTAGCGGATGGTCGCAGGGTTGCTGAGCTCCGAGCCAGACAACGGGAAAAACCCGCTTAAAAACCTTAAAATCAGGCAGAACTTGACCCGAATAGCCTCAGCTGCTCACCCCAACGAGATGGGGCGTAAAACGAAAAAAATGAAGCCTGAAAAAAACAACCCCGGCACGGATATTGTTGAGCTGTGGCGGAGGGCCCGAGAAGCCTCAACTCCTAACATGGCGTCCCTCCATGGGGGTTGTTCGGATTTTTACAGCGAATCATCAGATGAAGCGGAAGGGGAGCTTATTCAGGCCGCCCTCAAGTCACCACCGACCCGACCGCAGCCCCCTCCTCCAGCTGCAGCCCTCACgccggtgagcatggaggccatcagTGCCTTAATGGCGGACCACCATAAAAAAATATCGGCAGAGGTGGCCTCGATTCGGGACACCTTAACAGGCCTCAATGGACGAATAGGGGCTGTGGAACACTCTACGCAAACCCAAGCAAGACAACTTAAAGACTTACAGCAGGAGGTTAGAGAGCTGAGGAACTTATCTAAGCAGCAGGACCTGCGGTATGCTGAGATGGAGGACAAGCGTCGGATGAAGCATCTCAAGATCAGAGGCGTAACAGATGCCGTAACGGAATCTGAACTGCCCCATTTTGTGAGACGGCTCCTCACGGTAATGCTCACTCCAAAGCATGCCAAAGCGGTGACGCTGGACGACATGTTCCGCATCCCAAAACCGGCTAAGGCCCCTGAATCGGCCACCCGGGATATCATCCTGCAGTTTCAAACCCAGAGGGACAGAACCGCAGTCCTGACAGCGGCTAGGGCCCAGCCGACCTACCCTTTCGAGGGCATGAACTTAACGTTCTATGCGGACCTTTCGGGGGCTACGTTGGCCTGGAGGAGATCCCTGCAGCAGCTCACATCAATCCTACGGGAGCAACGCGTTCAATATCGCTGGGGCCCAGCTCACACTCTGTTGATAACAAAGGGCGATAACACACATAAGCTACACTGCATGCAGGAGGCACCGGAGATCTTGCGGCTGCTCGGCCTCCCTCGGACTACACTGCCCCAGCCAGCACCCAAGGGAAATCACCCGAACCCCCCAAGCTGGGAAAATGCAAGCGCGGCCGAATTCGTACCAAGAGGACAAGCCGGAACATCCACCATCCCTGCTACAACCTGAAGGCCTCTgtgagtttttcttttctttccctttttttttgggACTTCACCCCACGGTGAGGGACTTTAATTACAGAGACTGTTACACAATATCTTAAACCACAGCCGACGAACCTAattgtccacccccccccccccaccaagttACTGATCACGGAGTCTCGGGTGGAGAGGGTGAGGCCTCACACTAACCAGCTATACATACTGAGCCTGCCGATGAACTCGACCCACGCCTCACCCCGGAGACTTGAGGATCCAACTCGCCCCAGAACACGATTGGAGACATCCCACTAACTGTTCTGGCACACCTGACCCGAACTTACCCCGCTAAGGTCTATGACTCTTTAATACCGACAATCTGGACGATGCTCCAGGCACGTTCGACCCAACAGCCTGcatacatgtttttctttttttcttctttgtttggTTTATGTTTAGGCTAACTTGTTTACTTCatgttaattgctttgaaaccgtGCGCTATAAGGACCGCCAAGGAGTACAATGTCCTATACACTAGCTGCAGATAAGGTCATGGCCATATATGTTATCCCTTTCTCCCCCACTACCGTGCATCGCACGAGCAATTGATTGTTTACCTTAATTTTTCGATTACTATCCCTAAGTTACAGCGGGTTGTCTACGGGTTATTCTTTGTTTTTTAGGCAAGCAAAAAGTGCCCCGTATATAACGCATAGCCAGCCTAGCCTACATACAGCCTCAGGAACCGCACAATTTGAGTAAACCGAAGGGAGAGTAGATTCAGAGCATTTCAGACCCCAGCGGCTTCTCACATAAACGCTAACTAGCGGGACACAGCGCCTTACTTCACAACCTGGCACACAAAACGATGACACTCTATTAAAGGCTTCTGATAGCCTATGTTTAGACGAGCACACCAGGAAACAATAAACGCGAGCACAATACGTGCATATACACACTCCTACAGACCAGAGTACACCCACAAAGATACCATTCCCACACGCTCCCCACTGGCCCTCAGACACGACGCTCTCGTGGACTCTGTAGGCACTTACCACAGGCGCAACATCACCGAGCACTTAAACAGAGCTAACCGATTATATGCACACTATAATGCGAAGAACTGTGTAACCTATTGTTTTAAAATCCTCAGACACCTGTAATAAGCAATATCCTGTACGCTGCATCCCCGGTTAATCATAACAAATACACTTGTTATAGCCTAGGTGTAAATGTAACATTACATTATAGCCTTAGCTAGCGATTTACAAACCTGTGAAAATCCCACTGTATTATACCATTGAAAAGTTCGTATTATAATTCCTAAAACTGTGCACTGTCATATTTGCCATATGTTATTGTATGTTGGAAACCGAGAACCTGAGCTGTTGTGGCTTAGTTAACAACATTGTTAAtcacatgcacgcaaaaataaagaattcaaaaaaaaaaaaaaagaaaaaagttaggtactataacactcctctccccatgcatcatttcctctttctttgctgctccgcagacagtacaggtcagagtaccactgcctcctgctaatattagttgGGGGCTTTAGGATTGATATATGTTCAGTATTTATATTTAATCTGTGGGGGATTTTACTATGTTTCTGTAGTTTATGTGTTGATTGTTTATGTGTTTATGCACTTGGTTGAAAGGTTGCAGTTGAAAGGTCTATTTAAGATTGCTCGAATATATcccggaataggtaccagcgaaacaaacagcgttggatttgttggctgagcgttaaaacagcaaatacaaagcctcctgtcatgttataaaattgtagattatgctagctttagtgtaccgataatcttaattttatttatgacaggaggcaagtatttcccgcccattcttatccctcccttgtttaattttatagtttggtttcataggtacgtatgcaactctgcttgttgtctctgctacctgtcacttggtgtttttttttttttttttaattctttatttttgttgtgcatattatACAAAGCAgtgacatacgccacaacagcgtgtctgaGTATGTACTTAAATTGAACAGTGGCATGAGGAGTTGCACAGTTTTATATAGTTATGATAATCATCAGCTTGGCTAAACAGTTGCGTCAttagaataaaatgaaaaaaataaatacaaaataaaaataaaaaaggtcaaCATTTAACAATGCTAGGCTGGTTATGTTAGTTATGCTATCTCAGTTGTGCACATTTTTAAGATACTTATAGAGAGGTTGATCATGGTGAAGACATGCAGTTTGCATATGTCTGGTATCTCTAAGTAAATGTGTCGTCAGGGTAAGTTAAGTGATCAGCGTTTACCTATGCTTAGTTAACTGCGCTAGTGCACAATCTAGGTATACATTATGAACAGTTTTAATTAACAGCATGCAGTATTAGCTTCAATAGGCTACATTAGCTGACTTTTAGATATGATAAATTCTTAGTTTTTTCTCGACTCACATGGGATAGCAATATTTGTTCATGAAGCGTACATTTTGGAAAGGTATCATTTAAACAGAAATTTGAGGCATTAGAGTATACATCATATGCGGGTTGGGTCTGTATTTGTGTTGCCTGCTAGAGTGTCAGTGAGTAGAGGTATTTTTATGTTGTGCTGTAGACCTGACGGAGTGACATAGGAGATGGGTTGCCACCGGGTTGCATTTCGTGTGACCGGTGGTAGGTGAACCCGTGGCTTGGGTGCATGTCCCTTCCCCAtgtgggtggtgtgtgtggtCTGCGCGTCCGTCCAAGTTAGggaagggggtgagggggaggattTGTCACTTAAGTAATCTACGAGTGGGTGACTGGACGGTCTGAAATGTGAGGTCTGCCATGTGTGTGCATGCGGGATGGTTTGGCCCCATGTGGGCATCTCGGTTTAAGCGGGTTTGTAGGGAAGCTGTCCCGCTCCGTGTCCCTTCAGGCTAGGGGTGCATACCGTGGGTGGGGACAAGAGTGGCATACAGTGGTATTAGACAGAAATAAGATAAGAGGTAGAACAATAAAACCTAACAACGAAGGTTCACCAATCTTGTTGGAGTGGCAGTCCAAGTCAAAGTCCTAGGGTCAGCAGGGCTGTTGTGATTAACCCATTTGGCAAGTTACTGGTGCAGTGGAGGATCTCTGGTTATGGCTCAATATCCCCACTCTTAAGTCCCCAGTCCAGTGGATGAGGAGGGTCTCGTCGCCCTTGGAACAAAGTCCCTTATCTTGGCCGGGTCCACCTGTGCCAGGGAACTATTCTCCAATGCGTTGCTCAGCGGGATTTTCAGCATTTGTAGGTGGCTCTCTAATTCTTGGTACGTTTCTGCCCGAAGGGTGGTATCTTGGGTCGTGATTATGACAGTGCGGGAAGGGCCCCATCTGTAGGGCACCTCGCTTGCCCGGAGGTGTTGGAGTAGCGGTCGAAAGGATTGGCGCCACATGAGTGCATTCCGCGAGAGGTCTGGGAAGAGGAGCAGCAAGGCCCCCTCAAAGGTAATTGGCGTCTTCCCCCTCACCGCTGCCAGTAGCACCGCTTTGTCCTGCAGGGAGCCGAACCGGAGGATGAGGTCCGGGGTAGCGGTCGCTGGTGCACTGGTTGGCCTAGGGAGGCGGAACACGCCATCCATCCTCAGGTTTTTTTGCCTGCTTCGGGGGTAGATGGGCCGCAATGAAGCGCCTAATAAAGTGTGGTAAGTCCGGCAGATCCACCGTCTCCGGCACCCCCCTGAGCTTCAGGTTGTACCTGCGCCTCTGGTCCTCGAGGATGTCCAGCTTGCGGTCAATCTGCAGTCGGTGCTTGTCCAGGGCAGCAAAGCTCCTTTCGATATCTGGCTCTCATGCTTGTTCTGTACAGCCTCTACTTGGGTCATTTGTGCGGTCGTACGTTCCACGGCCCTTCTGAGGGGGACCAGGTCTCCCGCTAGATTTGCGCGGAGTTCCGCTAGCATCTCCTTTAGTTGCATTGCTGTGACCGGTTCTCTGCCAGCAGCAGCCTCCAGAGAAGTGCTGCCCTGTTTCGCCGCCTGAGCTGGCCTGTCCGTCGGGGCTATAGCCATGTCGTCTGAGGAGAATGAGGTTCCGTCGTCCTCCAGCGCCATTTTGCACCATGCGGCTCTCTACGAGCTCCGGATCAGGTCCCCAATATCCCGGCTCTGTGGGCTCCTGTCTGGCTTGGATTTTTTGTTCTTTCGGCCCATACTCGGTTGTGTGGTCCGAGAGGTATAGTCTGGGGCTTTTTTGGGTCTCTTTGCCGGTAATTTTGGCCGTTTTCGTAAAGTTTGAGCGGAGCACAGCGAGCATGCGATCGTCCAGGTTCACCGCTAGGCTCTGCCCCCCTACCTGTCACTTGTTTTATGTCTAACTTTTCATAAGCAAGGTTGGGATATCCACATATTAGGGTATTTGGTTGCTACAATGGGTACCTACATGGTTGTTCAGAGTACATTTGGCTaaccaacctgttcgattctgtttttctctcgtttcagcttaaaGTCCATCATCGccatctggtttggcagttcctCTTGAatggtggacattgttgtattcatcgtatctaggacttcgtttctttccctttatattttttctactttttgttttgttttgtcacagcttgaaagaggaaatgatgcctGGGGAGAGgtgttttatagtacctaacttttttctgtttgtttgtttttttctgtgctgctgtggagttctagtaaagagagacttaagcaaatatgaagcctcctgtcattaataaaattaagattataggtacactaaagctagcattatCTACAATTTTATATTGTAATACAATCAGACTGGGTTCATACGTCTAGAGTGAGTAGATTCAACTATATGGAAATAAAAAAGTTTGCGGGACTTTCTAGACATATAGGTTGGTCGCAGATAATCTGTGAATTTTTGCCCATTCATCCTGGAGAGCATTTTTGTTGGACAAGAAAGTCTGGCTCACAATCTCTGTTTCAGCTCATTCCAAATGTGTTCGATCGGGTTAGGCTCTGTTTGGGCCAGTAGAGCTCTTCtacaccaaactcatccaaccgtgtggtttatggaccttgctttgtgcactggggaACACTCATGCTGGAAAAGAAAAGGGCCTTCCCCAAACTGTTctcacaaagttggaagcatagcattattcaaaatgtcttggtatgctgaatCATTAAGATTTTCCTTCACTGGAAGTAAGGGGCCTAGCCCaacccctgaaaaacagccccaaACCATTATAACCTCTCCACTAAACTTTAAAGTTGGTACAACGCAATCAGACAGGTAACATTCTCCTCCCATCTGCCAAACACAGactatccccttaaggaccaaacttctggaataaaagggaatcatgacatgtcacacatgtcatgtgtccttaaggggttaagtgcctgacgttatacacctgtggcaatgggtctgattaaaacacctgaattcaataacTAAGATGTATGTATTTTGTCAATATGGTGAAAGGAAAATAATTCTCCCTCCCCACCCCACATATTTTATAGAAAGATGTATGGCTCAACTATATTGCTATCACAACAATTTGTGACATGACAGGTGGCGATctgatatttaaaggaccactataggcacccagatcacttcagcttaatgaaggggtctgggtgccaggtccatctagggttaaccctgcctgctgtaaacatagcagtttcagagaaactgctatgtttacatatgggttaatccagtctctggtggctgtctaattgacagccgctagaggcgcttctcactgtggttttcacagtgagaagacgccagcgtccataggaaagcatttagaatgctttcctatggactgactgaatgtgcgtgcgcatgcgcattcagccaatgacgttgGAAGGAGGAGGatagtccccagcgccgaggaagaAAGGTAAGatgttaaccccttcctcccacttcagcctggcggcatcctcagggcactatagtgccaggaaaaagagtttgttttcctggcactatagtggtcctttaaggcctcAATTGAAATCTttaggataaacttttcaaaaagtttttctaacagactGTGATCATTTCAAAAGCTTATCTCAAAAAATGTTATCAAGTCCTAAGTCAGCAAGGTTCTCACTTACCTTGTGAGCCGTGTCTGCGAACTGCTGGGCGCTGTTCATCATGTCTGCTGTTGATTCCTCTGCACGTCCGAGACGCTCGCCACGCTCATTAAGGGCTTGGCTTGCTTTCTGTACAGCGCTGGTCACACTGTCGGCGGCAGAGTGAAGAATGCTATTGCCtgcaatcccccccaaaaaaggagaCACACGTAAATAAATGCTGCTCTTATTTTTCTTGTAAAGTAGAATGCGGTTTTAGTAAATGCTTATTCCTGTGAACATATGCAGCCAAAACTGCTACTTAATCTTAGTGAATTGAAATGTATCATGATTTGGCTATAATTCGATATCTTTCCACGAATGTGTTCTTAAAGAcagtcagggttattcattagATTGGGAATTGAGGAGAACAGACAAGCTGGGTAAATAGCTgagttggacttttttttttattattattaaagcatttttcccccagctcagctattttgtcTAAAGATTTGCAATTCTCTCGTCAGTAGATCCCCTGCTTATTGAACAACCCTGAGAATCACAATGGCAAATCTCCCCACATACAAAGATCAATATGTTTCATCACTACCTGGCAACATCTACCATTATTATGACTGCCTCACTAGTGTTGACACAGGTAATATTGCAGTAACAACATATCCAATTATGTTCCTGAAACACTGGGTACATACTTTTGTTCACTGCAAGacaaatgaagaatttaattacaAGAGTTGTCTGTCACTTGCCTTTCTGAAGTTTAAAGTAAAACTTAAAACTGCTTTGCCGTATTTTTTGGCAAGGATTCAATCTGCTGAAGCTGATTGTGTACAGGTCTATATGTCTTTCATTGTTCCAGATCTGTGatatccctcctccccccccccccccccccatccccctctcCAAAAATAGTATttcagaatctttatgaaatacttattttgccactgaaattccaacccaattAAGAGATATACTAAAACATTTAGTGACTACTTGGTCTCTGTAGATTTCCTCCACCTGACATTCTTGGACTCTGGAGGAGCTAGACAGTCATTCCCGATAGCAGTCACCATGAACAGATGCTGGGAATTGGctcggtctatggaggatcctgcggtttcgcaggatcctccatagaccttaaTGCTGTACTGGCGTGCGTGCACGATAGTACCGCAGTGATGTCGGCACCTGGAGCTAATGGAGGAAGATGGCAACTCCTGCAAGGGAAGGTTCAGGTAAGCAAATCTCACTTTTACCTGCCCTCCCTCCATCCGGCCACCAGCAACATCACCATTGGGGGTCTTTGCGAATTTTGCAAAGtgcccagacggtgacagtgctgctttaaccccttaaggaccaaacttctggaataaaagggaatcatgacatgtcacacatgctgtgtgtccttaaggggttaaaagggacattgtaggcactataatcattttaatttattGAACTGGTTGTAGTGCTTGGAATCCCTTCATAGCgtgttaaaatattttcaaactgTTTAACACTAAATGATGGTTTCTGGCTTCCCATATCCCGCTCCCACTGGAGGTATGGCAAGGGCAGATATTATACACTTCCTTGAACCATACTAAGTCATACCTGCAATGAGCACTGTAATAGGCTGAAggcagtcagctgacacacttGGCAAATTACAGCCACCTTGTGCTGCTCAGGAGAATGCTTCCTCAAGTGCTCGAGCAACACAGATGGGATGTGTGTGGGAGACCttttttttgcattaaaatattgcaaatattgaaccctttaaggacggcgggcgtgctatgccgtccttggggacctggctctaaacaCTAGGGGACGGTATAGCACATCCACGCCGTCCTATTTACTTCgcgatgggggtgggggggagaggaaacttacctgacatcccagggagtccccatgCTGCCGATCAGGCccacctgggccatgtgatcgtgaggtccatttcagttttttcacattgaaattcgccagattggttatgttgtcgTTGAGACtgcatggtagcccaggaatgagaattacccccatgatggcataccatttgcaatagtagaaaacccaaggtattgcaaatggggtatgtccagtcttttttagtagccacttagtcacaaatactggccaaaattggcatacaaattattttttttgcatttttctcacaCATTAACGCtacctttggccagtgtttgtgactaagtggctactaaaaaaaaaaagactggagttagagggttctgcgcagtatcttagctgttcctagaactgcactcttctggccaGCGATCTaaaatgtcccacctggaatctgttgaagccactcccctatcacaactgggactactactgccttcactttccacatcctttctagttcttctttcagtcctcgGTATTTCTTCACCTGCTCacgttccttcttcctgatgttatagtcactgggttttgccacatccaccatgactgcagtctttcgttccttgtctaccaccacgatgtcagGATAGTTGGaccttgaagtcccacaggatcttagctctgtcattctcaactaccctttgtggtatctccaatctatattctgtgcagatgcccAGCagcttggttgtgtctctctgtgtatgctgttcctgctaacatcttgcatccggctactatGTACTGgtttgtctcagaggcctctttgcacagtcagCACCTTGGgtcggggggggtggggaggggggtgtgtctcttttcccctctCATAAACCACAGAATGCAGCTCTTATACTACCCAACAAattcagtaaaacacacacattacatcctacGGTATGCATACCACAGCAGGAAAGCAGATACCCTGCCTATTTGGCACACGAGTCCTAAGTTCGCCACATAACGGGTACTGCTGCAAAACTGTATATATATGTCTGAATGCTAGACTGTCTgccaatgtctgtgtgtgtatgactgtgtttgactCTGTGCCTGTATGTACATGTATCTGTACGACTGAAAGTCTGTGCAAGGAATTACACCACTCAGATGCATCTCATTGAAAAGTGGGTAAGGCAGGTGGACGCTAGCACAGCACACATGCCACTTCCATAGTTTCAAGGTGTTAACGGAAGCACAAGAAAACCTCCCTGGCTTTCTGACTGCCAGCCAGGGATGTGTTTCTGCCCCAAATTCTATATTGAACTTGGCACCTTTACAAACGGTCACAAATCAGACAGGCTCCAGACAtatagcacttcagcaagctgaaattctttgtgtgtgtggagtggtTCTTTAAAAGCAGACTATGCAAACATTCTATGTCTGGTAGCAGATGTCAGCTGGTTTTGTTGTAGCACACCTGTTTAGTCTATCTTTATTACACGTTTTTCTTTTAACATCACATCCATAACGCAATACACATATAGTACAACAGATAGGATAGCAAAATTCAGTCCAAACTGccttgttaagaaaaaaaaacatctttagtTACTTACGACTGTTAATGCTAAATGTGGTCAACAAAAGTTTGGCATTTGCCACAGATAAAAACACCCAACATTGAAGATTTGGCATGATTTTATCTTAAAACTATTGTTCTCACCTGCAAACAGTCTCGACTGGCAATTGATGAATTCAGGCTTTTGGTCAGAGAGGTATCGCTGACATGTGTGGAGAAGTATTTGAAAGAAAGTAAACTTTTCCGAACCTGAACTTGCAACCCATTGATCAGAAGCATTGTCAAACTGCAGATCAAATTCTGGAGACTCCtggaaaaagaaaataagaatttctagtagtggaaaaaaaaacaactcagaaAGTTGAATCATGAAATGAACATAAGCAAAATATTTCAGTTCTGAGTTACGTCATGTTACAAGTTCAGCTATTTCTATTGTCACGAAAGTAAAtactttcaaaaataaaatacataaaaattattttaaaaaagagaGTTTATAATTTGTGGTCGGGGACAATAAGCAGAGTTATAGTAGTAGTGGCATAAGTCGGTAGTTGTGTGCGGGAACCGACATTCGGGTAGGCTTGTAAAAAGAGGGCCAACCAAATTGAATGGTTTGAGAAAGGGAGCGGTGGGTGAGCTGAACCAGGCAGCAACAGCACAGAGGAAGGGGAAGCCTGTATATCTATAGGCAAACTg
It encodes the following:
- the STXBP6 gene encoding syntaxin-binding protein 6, with protein sequence MSAKVVISKEVFSPQDERMLGAVQVKRRTKKKIPFLATGGQGEYRTYICLSVTNKKPPQVYVTKVKQFEGSSSFVRRSQWTLDQLRQVNGIDPNKESPEFDLQFDNASDQWVASSGSEKFTFFQILLHTCQRYLSDQKPEFINCQSRLFAGNSILHSAADSVTSAVQKASQALNERGERLGRAEESTADMMNSAQQFADTAHKLAMKHKC